The Nostoc cf. commune SO-36 genomic sequence GCCTTAAAAAGGGGGGGAACCCGGAGTCAAAGTCCCCCTTTTTAAGGGGAGCCAGTGCGATCTTGGGGGTTTCCCCCATGAGCAACTGGCGTGGATTTAGGGGGATCTAAAAGTTTTGTTACCGAGAAAAGGACTTTTCAAACATCCTCTTAAGGCTACGAGAAAGTATTTCACTTATGACTATTAACCCACAGTCTCAATTTAGAGGGAGCAGACAGCAAGGAGACTAGCCTGGGTTATAGGACTATATGTTGTAAAGTTTTATTGCGAAAGCAGTTATTTGAGAACAAACAATGTATTTTAGGTGAAAGCCGAAGGTTCAAATGAGCTAAGAGCCTTCGGCAATTTATGAATCTACTAGGTTCAACCTAACTCTACTTACAAAAGTTAATACCTTATGTAAGTAGAGTTTTATTATTAATTAAGTCATTCAGTGGGAATAAACCAAGTTATCTTAAGAAAAGTAAACAGGCTTAAAACCCTTACGAATTGCTAACGACAAAGTACAGCCATCGCCAGTTAGCTTTAATTGCGTCGACCTACTTAATTACTATCAGGCGCTAGCAGATGATGAATTTGAGGTAGAGTTAGAACTTGTAGGAGTTGCATTAGTAGTAGTACTGGCATTAGTGCTTGTCGAAGGACCGGTTGCACTAGCGTTAGCACTTGCAGTAGCGGTGTTGGGGGTAACCGCTGGTGGGGGTGTAACAACAACTGGGGGTTTAACAGGGCGATTATAACGAGGACGGCGGTTCTTAGAACCAGCACCACCAACTACGCCTTCGACGGAAACGCTAACTTCCAAGTAGTTTAGATCAGAAATAATCATTTGAATTTCTCCTAAGAGTTGCAATTATTGTTGGGAATCTTTCGGTGGAACAAACTTTTTTTGACCACATCTTTACTATAGTTTATTTCTCAAAAAAGTCAATACTTTTTTGAGAAATTTTTGATTAATAAAACTAATATATTCAAGTACGAAAATAATCATATATAGTGTTAAGTTACTTTAAAAATAATTGCATAACAAAGTTAGTAAAAATAAAAAAATTTATTGCTCAGCAAGAATTACAGCTATTAAGCTTAGTTTTTAATTACCCTAAAGCAGCAGTTTTATGAATACATTTACAAAACGCTAATAACAAAAAATATTCAGTTTTTAAGTAAATAAAATTAGTGTTAACAACATTCTTGAAAACTAGGGCATCTACCCTAAATCAAGGGGAGATAGTTAGCTACAAAAACATTTGGATTTAATGAACTATTTAGTATTGGTGAATAACAGGCTTAAATCTTCTCTAGCAATTCCTCCTGCGATCGCATATTTGTATCCGAGTCTATTTGAGTAACTATTTTCACCCTGTCGATTTGTTGCTCTAACCAATCAGCAAATAATTCTGTAATAATTTTCTGGCGCAATTGTTCATCTAATTGGGGTTGAATGACTTCTTCCACCCAAATTAAATGCACTCCCTTAAGAGTCGTAATCGGTTTGAGAGCTTGTGGTGGTGCAGCAGCAAATACAGCGGCTGCAATCTCTGGACGAAAATCTTTACGATATCGAAGTCCTTGGTATCCATAAGTACGTCGGGCTTCTGGTTCTGAAATATATAAACGAGCAATTTCTGGAAAACTGATTTCGCCTTCTTCTAGGGCATAAAAAAACTCTAAAGCCAAGTCTCGATCCTCGAAGACGACTTCGTAGGTAATGGAGGCGACATAATCCAGCTGGTGTTCATAAAAGTGCTTTTCGAGTTGATGGGAAAATAGATGATTCGCTAACTTCCGCGCAAGGATGTTGTTGTAGGCTAATTCTTCAAACTGATCCACAGACAGGTGGTGTTTTTCTAGCCATGCCCAAGTGTCTTTAGCTTTAACAAGCTTCTTGGCAAGCCGTAAGTCATCTCCTTCTTGCTGTAATTCTTCTGATGTGACTGTTATTCCTGCTGCTTGAGCTGTTTCGGCAATAATGCTTTGCGATGCGATCGCTTTCACCACAGCAGGTATATGACAGGAGAGTTTAAGACTATGAATGATATCTGAAGTAGAAATGGTC encodes the following:
- a CDS encoding peptidylprolyl isomerase — translated: MPHNLTISTSDIIHSLKLSCHIPAVVKAIASQSIIAETAQAAGITVTSEELQQEGDDLRLAKKLVKAKDTWAWLEKHHLSVDQFEELAYNNILARKLANHLFSHQLEKHFYEHQLDYVASITYEVVFEDRDLALEFFYALEEGEISFPEIARLYISEPEARRTYGYQGLRYRKDFRPEIAAAVFAAAPPQALKPITTLKGVHLIWVEEVIQPQLDEQLRQKIITELFADWLEQQIDRVKIVTQIDSDTNMRSQEELLEKI